In Patagioenas fasciata isolate bPatFas1 chromosome 11, bPatFas1.hap1, whole genome shotgun sequence, the following proteins share a genomic window:
- the LOC139828832 gene encoding uncharacterized protein isoform X1, protein MWSQHSSAAVTIHLRMPLAFDLNYREDANLCIFILKEKEDFNVFRLALTSETAEIMLPWERSPESFASLLHFAHLVGLSTPRHTFLTLSGVGGCHGAGGESAEPQIIQEARTELWRMMARGRGSLPPYYSRLLRVLLSQKLMRFLGVWSWSAWGISLKNRENQRAFQDCSEAMNLCRSLLYAEESMMGYGCAASGHVYATASWLCLYQECVEQRGVRQPRYKAAVNLFWHRTLEQNLKGSVGLYFLLNSAGHSCRDDVL, encoded by the exons ATGTGGAGCCAGCACAGCTCGGCTGCAGTCACAATACACTTGAGAATGCCATTAGCGTTTGACCTTAATTACAGG GAAGATGCCAATTTATGCATATTCATcctgaaggaaaaggaagattttAATGTATTTAGGCTTGCGCTCACATCAGAGACGGCAG AAATCATGCTCCCCTGGGAGAGATCCCCTGAAAGTTTTGCCTCCCTCTTGCACTTTGCCCATCTTGTAGGACTCAGCACACCGAGACACACATTTCTCACTTTGAGCGGCGTGGGCGGCTGCCACGGGGCAGGTGGAGAGAGCGCGGAGCCCCAG ATAATCCAAGAGGCAAGAACAGAACTTTGGAGGATGATGGCCAGAGGAAGAGGATCACTGCCACCCTATTACAG cCGCTTACTTAGGGTTTTATTGAGTCAAAAATTGATGAGATTTCTGGGAGTCTGGTCTTGGAGTGCCTGGGGAATAAGCCTGAAGAACAGAGAAAACCAACGTGCTTTCCAAGATTGCAGTGAAGCCATGAACCTCTGCCGCTCTCTCCTCTACGCCGAGGAGTCTATGATG GGATACGGATGTGCTGCCTCTGGGCATGTTTATGCTACAGCCTCATGGCTTTGCCTCTACCAAGAGTGCGTTGAACAGCGTGGTGTGAGACAGCCGAGGTACAAAGCTGCTGTAAATCTCTTCTGGCACAGGACTCTCGAGCAGAATTTAAAAGGGTCGGTAGGTTTGTATTTCTTACTAAACTCTGCAGGACATTCCTGTAGGGATGATGTCCTTTGA
- the LOC139828832 gene encoding uncharacterized protein isoform X3 yields MWSQHSSAAVTIHLRMPLAFDLNYREDANLCIFILKEKEDFNVFRLALTSETAEIMLPWERSPESFASLLHFAHLVGLSTPRHTFLTLSGVGGCHGAGGESAEPQIIQEARTELWRMMARGRGSLPPYYSRLLRVLLSQKLMRFLGVWSWSAWGISLKNRENQRAFQDCSEAMNLCRSLLYAEESMMNPV; encoded by the exons ATGTGGAGCCAGCACAGCTCGGCTGCAGTCACAATACACTTGAGAATGCCATTAGCGTTTGACCTTAATTACAGG GAAGATGCCAATTTATGCATATTCATcctgaaggaaaaggaagattttAATGTATTTAGGCTTGCGCTCACATCAGAGACGGCAG AAATCATGCTCCCCTGGGAGAGATCCCCTGAAAGTTTTGCCTCCCTCTTGCACTTTGCCCATCTTGTAGGACTCAGCACACCGAGACACACATTTCTCACTTTGAGCGGCGTGGGCGGCTGCCACGGGGCAGGTGGAGAGAGCGCGGAGCCCCAG ATAATCCAAGAGGCAAGAACAGAACTTTGGAGGATGATGGCCAGAGGAAGAGGATCACTGCCACCCTATTACAG cCGCTTACTTAGGGTTTTATTGAGTCAAAAATTGATGAGATTTCTGGGAGTCTGGTCTTGGAGTGCCTGGGGAATAAGCCTGAAGAACAGAGAAAACCAACGTGCTTTCCAAGATTGCAGTGAAGCCATGAACCTCTGCCGCTCTCTCCTCTACGCCGAGGAGTCTATGATG